A genome region from Brachymonas denitrificans includes the following:
- a CDS encoding response regulator, with protein sequence MRILLAEDDDLLGTALRAGLQQQGFHVDWVRDGSAALRELQAVDYEAAVLDLGLPRMDGMDVLQALRQQGRSTPVLVLTARDAVQSRIQGLDTGADDYVVKPVDLHELAARLRALVRRSSGQAHNVLRAGDVVLDPMAHKVTLAGVPVDLAQREYDLLHALMRNAGRVMSREQLEEKIYAWGTEVASNAVEVHIYHLRRKLGSQLIETVRGVGYLLPEVVHSGE encoded by the coding sequence ATGCGCATCCTGCTGGCTGAAGACGACGATTTGCTGGGCACTGCGCTGCGCGCCGGGCTGCAGCAGCAGGGCTTTCATGTGGACTGGGTCCGCGACGGCAGCGCTGCCCTGCGCGAGCTGCAGGCGGTGGACTACGAAGCTGCCGTACTCGACCTCGGCCTGCCGCGCATGGATGGCATGGACGTGCTGCAGGCCCTGCGCCAGCAGGGGCGCTCCACACCCGTGCTGGTGCTGACGGCGCGCGATGCCGTGCAGTCGCGCATCCAGGGCCTGGACACCGGCGCCGATGACTATGTCGTCAAGCCGGTCGACCTGCATGAACTCGCCGCGCGCCTGCGTGCGCTGGTGCGCCGCTCGAGCGGACAGGCACACAACGTGTTGCGCGCGGGCGATGTGGTGCTCGATCCCATGGCGCACAAGGTGACGCTGGCCGGTGTGCCGGTCGACCTTGCCCAGCGCGAATACGACCTGCTGCACGCCCTGATGCGCAATGCCGGCCGCGTCATGAGCCGCGAGCAACTGGAGGAAAAAATCTACGCCTGGGGCACCGAGGTAGCCAGCAATGCCGTCGAGGTGCACATTTACCACCTGCGCCGCAAGCTCGGCAGCCAGCTGATCGAAACCGTGCGCGGCGTGGGCTATCTGCTGCCTGAAGTGGTGCACAGCGGAGAGTGA
- a CDS encoding ATP-binding protein translates to MGLAGQGSSSSPAAGAAAPARSYSIYLRLLTIILATLAMVWMLVIGTTWYLTRHEVNELLDAHLEQTALMLAAQPLDEIDPDELEERDLRPRRGRGRGERKYHVHTVYQVWKEGTLLAQSTHAPRQPLGSGELGYSDTRTGQRAWRVYTAEGEDKVRVMVAEDAEVRNEIAIASVRTLLIALLLLFPVLALVVWLALRAAMRPLRQVGQLIAQRPPQSHAPLALDSAPREIQPLTDSLNQLFVRVGDMLHNERRFTADAAHELRTPIAAIRMMAQVASGAQDAGERQQALQGVLQGCDRATRMVEQLLQLARLEADTDDAAQRAAGAASESVDILPALRQVVQDLQYTQADPRGQTIACEAPDQLPARLPPTLAGVLLRNLLDNALRYSPDGATVRVAFTQQADGSGMRWVVEDSGPGMSEEDMARLGERFFRVLGTGKTGSGLGWSIVRRIAARHGLDITLARSDTLGGLRVTVESR, encoded by the coding sequence ATGGGTCTGGCAGGGCAGGGAAGCAGTTCATCCCCGGCGGCCGGCGCAGCAGCGCCCGCGCGCAGCTACTCTATCTACCTGCGACTGCTGACCATCATCCTGGCGACCCTGGCCATGGTCTGGATGCTGGTGATCGGAACCACCTGGTACCTCACGCGGCACGAAGTCAACGAATTGCTCGATGCCCATCTGGAGCAGACAGCGCTGATGCTGGCCGCCCAGCCGCTGGACGAGATCGACCCCGACGAACTGGAGGAGCGCGACCTGCGTCCGCGTCGCGGCCGTGGACGCGGCGAACGCAAGTACCACGTCCATACGGTTTACCAGGTCTGGAAGGAGGGGACACTGCTTGCCCAGTCCACGCACGCGCCGCGCCAGCCGCTGGGCAGTGGTGAGCTGGGCTATTCGGATACCAGGACGGGCCAGCGTGCCTGGCGCGTCTACACCGCGGAAGGCGAGGACAAGGTGCGCGTGATGGTGGCCGAAGACGCCGAGGTGCGCAATGAAATTGCCATCGCCAGCGTGCGGACCCTGCTGATCGCGCTGTTGCTGCTGTTTCCGGTGCTGGCGCTGGTGGTCTGGCTGGCCTTGCGTGCCGCGATGCGGCCCCTGCGCCAGGTGGGCCAGCTGATCGCGCAGCGCCCGCCGCAGTCCCATGCCCCGCTGGCGCTGGACAGCGCACCCCGTGAAATCCAGCCGCTGACCGACTCCCTCAACCAGCTGTTCGTGCGCGTGGGCGACATGCTGCACAACGAGCGCCGCTTCACCGCCGATGCCGCGCACGAGCTGCGCACCCCGATTGCCGCCATCCGCATGATGGCCCAGGTGGCCTCGGGCGCGCAGGATGCCGGCGAGCGCCAGCAGGCGCTGCAAGGCGTGCTGCAGGGGTGCGACCGCGCCACGCGCATGGTCGAGCAACTGCTGCAACTGGCGCGGCTGGAAGCTGACACCGACGATGCAGCCCAGCGTGCCGCAGGAGCGGCTTCCGAATCGGTGGATATCCTCCCTGCGCTGCGTCAGGTCGTGCAGGACCTGCAGTACACGCAGGCCGATCCGCGCGGCCAGACCATCGCGTGCGAAGCGCCGGACCAGCTGCCGGCCCGCTTGCCGCCGACCCTCGCGGGCGTGCTGCTGCGCAACCTGCTGGACAACGCCTTGCGTTACAGTCCCGACGGTGCCACGGTGCGTGTTGCCTTCACGCAGCAAGCGGACGGCAGCGGCATGCGCTGGGTGGTGGAAGACAGCGGCCCCGGCATGAGCGAGGAAGACATGGCACGCCTCGGAGAACGCTTCTTCCGCGTGCTCGGCACCGGCAAGACCGGAAGCGGCCTGGGCTGGTCCATCGTGCGGCGCATTGCGGCGCGGCACGGGCTCGACATCACCCTGGCGCGGAGCGACACCCTGGGCGGGTTGCGTGTGACCGTCGAAAGCCGTTGA